From one Anas acuta unplaced genomic scaffold, bAnaAcu1.1 SCAFFOLD_331, whole genome shotgun sequence genomic stretch:
- the SYT3 gene encoding synaptotagmin-3: MSGDYEEDVCRSALRLVQELCFAPRARAQHQQCLEFTDLLRHRGHPRPADADISVSLLSVIVTFCGIVLLGVSLFVSWKLCWVPWRDKGGAGAAPRKEPPHPTPFGEPERGEAGAEAPERSYLDMGSCPEAALKLSQTSPELPLERDGAGGALPSATSQQQVAALGHGGRHPPAPRPSSPDPPNLFEEKPEQSTSIGQIQPELYQPGEGDARRGGSGGSGGGTPCGRLSVALRYAYGTEQLVVRVLRARDLPAKDANGFSDPYVKMYLLPDRKKKFQTKVHRRTLNPVFDETFSFGVPFAELPARRLHFSVYDFDRFSRHDLIGQVVLDNLLEAAERDGETPIWRDILEATAEKADLGEVNFSLCYLPTAGRLTVTVIRASNLRAMDLTGFSDPYVKASLMAEGRRLKKRKTSIKKNTLNPSYNEALVFDVPHESVHHVSLTIAVVDYDCIGHNEVIGMCRVGSDAEGPGREHWAEMLANPRKPIEHWHTLVEEKALGLAAKGAARDKPSIVVEPD; this comes from the exons ACATTTCGGTGAGCCTGCTGTCGGTGATCGTCACCTTCTGCGGCATCGTGCTGCTGGGCGTCTCGCTCTTCGTCTCCTGGAAGCTCTGCTGGGTGCCCTGGCGCGACAAGGGGGGCGCGGGGGCCGCCCCCCGCAAGGAACCCCCCCACCCTACACCTTTCGGGGAACCCGAGCGAGGGGAAGCGGGCGCCGAAGCCCCCGAACGCTCCTACCTGGACATGGGGTCCTGCCCCGAGGCCGCCCTAAAATTGAGCCAGACGTCGCCCGAGCTGCCCCTAGAGCGcgacggggccgggggggccctgcccagtgccacctcccagcagcaggtggcggcgCTGGGACACGGGGGCag acaccccccggccccccgcccgTCCAGCCCGGACCCCCCGAACCTTTTTGAGGAGAAACCCGAGCAAAGCACCAGCATCGGCCAGATCCAACCCGAGCTCTACCAACCCGGCGAGGGCGACGCTCGACgcgggggctcggggggctccgggggggggaCTCCCTGCGGGAGGCTGAGCGTCGCCTTGCGCTACGCCTACGGCACCGAGCAGCTGGTGGTGAGGGTCCTGCGCGCCCGCGACCTCCCCGCCAAGGACGCCAACGGCTTCTCCGACCCCTACGTCAAGATGTACCTCCTGCCCGACCGCAAGAAGAAATTCCAGACCAAGGTGCACCGGCGGACGCTCAACCCCGTCTTCGACGAGACCTTCAGCTTCGGGGTGCCCTTCGCCGAGCTGCCCGCCCGCCGCTTGCACTTCAGCGTCTACGACTTCGACCGCTTCTCGCGGCACGACCTGATCGGGCAGGTGGTGCTGGATAACCTGCTGGAGGCGGCCGAGCGCGACGGCGAGACCCCCATCTGGAGGGACATCCTGGAGGCCACCGCG GAGAAGGCGGACCTGGGGGAGGTGAACTTCTCGCTGTGCTACCTGCCCACGGCCGGGCGCCTGACGGTCACCGTCATCCGCGCCTCCAACCTGCGCGCCATGGACCTGACCGGCTTCTCGG ACCCCTACGTGAAGGCCTCGCTGATGGCGGAGGGCCGGCGGCTGAAGAAGCGCAAGACGTCCATCAAGAAGAACACCCTGAACCCCAGCTACAACGAGGCGCTGGTGTTCGACGTCCCGCACGAGAGCGTGCACCACGTCAGCCTCACCATCGCCGTGGTCGACTACGActg CATCGGGCACAACGAGGTGATCGGGATGTGCCGGGTGGGCAGCGACGCCGAGGGGCCGGGCCGCGAGCACTGGGCCGAGATGTTGGCCAACCCCCGCAAACCCATCGAGCACTGGCACACGCTGGTCGAG GAGAAGGCGCTGGGGCTGGCGGCCAAGGGGGCGGCGCGGGACAAACCCAGCATCGTGGTGGAGCCCGACTGA